From one Geoalkalibacter halelectricus genomic stretch:
- a CDS encoding N-acetylmuramoyl-L-alanine amidase, which translates to MSGLAKFALVVSLLAVLPLAQVAEARSLAKVESLRFWSNPGYTRVVLDLSRAADYRAATLPADPKSNVGPRLFVDIAASERGTGLSTQVNVEDGVVKQVRTGTPQPGTTRVVFDLARTGDYKVFHLSDPFRIVVDIGASPEASSSPAPAPQTRAPAGSAAAKDDDIAAVLGRAPESQPLRVRLPSGDGRPGLRRIVVDPGHGGKDPGAVGPNGVLEKDVNLALAKVLKQHLEKELGVEVILTRDRDIYLPLQERTAIANRAEADLFISLHANASHDRRAYGTETYFLNLARSEQAAAVAARENGMTLKELGDLEAILFDLMANSKINESSRLATEIQKALVTDLSRNYSNIRDLGVRQGPFFVLLGATMPSVLVEVAFISNPREEALLADRQFQERSARAIARAVRNYGVALNLLAQR; encoded by the coding sequence ATGTCCGGACTGGCAAAATTTGCCCTCGTTGTTTCCCTGCTGGCGGTGCTGCCCCTGGCTCAGGTGGCCGAGGCCCGCTCCCTGGCCAAGGTGGAGAGCCTGCGCTTCTGGTCCAACCCCGGTTATACCCGGGTGGTGCTCGATCTCTCCCGCGCGGCGGACTACCGCGCCGCGACCCTGCCCGCCGACCCCAAAAGCAACGTCGGCCCACGTCTTTTTGTCGACATTGCCGCCTCGGAGCGGGGCACCGGCCTCAGCACCCAGGTGAACGTCGAGGACGGCGTGGTCAAGCAGGTGCGAACCGGCACCCCCCAACCGGGGACGACACGGGTGGTTTTTGACCTGGCTCGCACGGGGGACTACAAGGTGTTTCACCTCAGCGATCCGTTTCGCATCGTGGTCGATATCGGCGCGAGCCCCGAAGCCTCTTCTTCCCCCGCACCGGCGCCACAAACCCGCGCTCCAGCGGGTTCTGCCGCCGCCAAGGATGACGACATCGCGGCGGTTCTCGGTCGTGCGCCGGAAAGCCAGCCCCTACGGGTGCGCCTGCCGAGCGGCGATGGTCGCCCGGGTCTGCGGCGCATCGTGGTCGATCCCGGTCATGGCGGCAAGGATCCAGGCGCCGTGGGCCCCAACGGCGTGCTGGAGAAGGATGTCAACCTGGCCCTGGCCAAGGTGCTTAAGCAACATCTGGAAAAGGAGTTGGGAGTCGAGGTCATTCTCACCCGGGATCGCGATATCTATTTGCCGCTGCAAGAACGCACCGCCATCGCCAACCGGGCCGAAGCCGATTTGTTCATCTCCCTGCATGCCAATGCCAGCCACGACCGGCGCGCCTACGGCACCGAGACTTATTTTCTCAATCTGGCGCGCAGCGAACAGGCCGCGGCGGTGGCGGCGCGCGAGAACGGCATGACTCTCAAGGAACTCGGCGACCTCGAGGCGATTCTGTTCGATCTCATGGCCAATTCCAAGATCAACGAATCGAGCCGCCTGGCCACGGAAATCCAAAAGGCCCTGGTCACGGATCTGAGCCGCAACTATTCCAACATCCGGGATCTGGGTGTGCGGCAAGGCCCCTTTTTCGTGCTGCTCGGCGCCACCATGCCTTCGGTGCTGGTCGAAGTCGCCTTCATCAGCAATCCGCGCGAGGAAGCCCTGCTGGCCGATCGACAGTTTCAAGAGCGCAGCGCGCGTGCCATCGCCCGGGCGGTGCGCAACTACGGTGTGGCCCTTAACCTGCTGGCACAGAGATAA
- a CDS encoding valine--tRNA ligase translates to MEPKLPKGYEPAQVEDKWYRQWETGGCFHAEENSPKPHYSIVIPPPNVTGVLHMGHALNNTLQDILVRWKRMTGHEVLWMPGTDHAGIATQNVVEKQLAAQGQDRHALGREEFVARVWQWREESGGQIINQLKRLGASCDWQRERFTMDEGLSHAVREVFVRLYEEGLIYRDNRLINWCPRCHTALSDLEVEHDEKKGHLWHMRYPVQGTERHIVVATTRPETMLGDTAVAVHPEDERYRELIGKSVLLPLVNREIPIIADEYVDPQFGSGAVKITPAHDFNDFEIGKRHQLEFINIFDESGRINETGGPYQGQERAAARKAVVADLEAQGMLERIEDYKLAVGECYRCKTVIEPYLSKQWYVRVAPLAEQAIKAVQQGDTRIVPAQWEKTYFEWMFNIQDWCISRQIWWGHRIPAWFCDDCDQISVSREDLSACAHCGSSNIRQESDVLDTWFSSALWPFSTMGWPEDTETLRKFYPTSCLVTGFDILFFWVARMLMMGLKFMDEVPFREVYIHALVRDAQGQKMSKSKGNVIDPLGVIDEYGADAFRFTLAAFAAMGRDIKLAPERIAGYKAFANKLWNAARFALMNLEGFDPAGIDLEREELSLADQWILVRLADTARATNKALAEYKFNEAANTLYAFTWHAFCDWYIELGKEDLYGEDAGRKARVQAVLFTVLEQLLRLLHPVMPFITEEIWQSLPGERPARFLMEATYPLGAELPENRAAAARMETIMDAIRAIRNIRGEMDVAPGRKISAVLDCKTEAAARVIAQGESAIRALAGLEALQFGVGIARPEKAATQVAGDVEVLLPMAGLIDVDEEEKRLGKEIAKAQKDVDFFRKKLSNEKFVANAPPEILEKDRGKLAEAEEKLGILQRSLKRIQSWK, encoded by the coding sequence ATGGAACCCAAGTTGCCCAAAGGATACGAACCGGCCCAGGTGGAAGACAAATGGTACCGCCAGTGGGAAACCGGCGGCTGCTTTCACGCCGAGGAGAACTCGCCTAAGCCCCATTATTCCATTGTTATCCCGCCGCCCAACGTGACCGGCGTTCTCCACATGGGACACGCGCTCAACAACACCTTGCAGGATATTCTCGTGCGCTGGAAGCGCATGACCGGCCACGAGGTGTTGTGGATGCCGGGTACCGACCATGCCGGCATCGCCACCCAGAACGTGGTGGAGAAGCAATTGGCCGCCCAGGGGCAGGACCGCCACGCGTTAGGTCGCGAGGAGTTCGTCGCACGCGTCTGGCAATGGCGCGAGGAATCGGGGGGGCAGATCATCAACCAGCTCAAGCGCCTGGGTGCGTCCTGCGACTGGCAGCGCGAGCGCTTCACCATGGACGAAGGCCTCTCCCATGCGGTGCGTGAAGTGTTCGTGCGCCTCTACGAGGAAGGGCTGATCTATCGCGACAACCGGCTCATCAACTGGTGTCCGCGCTGCCACACCGCCTTGTCCGATCTGGAAGTCGAGCACGACGAAAAAAAAGGCCATCTCTGGCATATGCGCTACCCGGTGCAGGGAACCGAGCGCCACATCGTGGTGGCCACCACCCGCCCGGAAACCATGCTCGGCGACACCGCCGTGGCCGTACACCCCGAGGACGAGCGCTACCGCGAGCTGATCGGCAAGAGCGTGCTGCTGCCCCTGGTCAACCGTGAAATCCCCATCATTGCTGATGAGTACGTCGACCCCCAGTTCGGCAGCGGCGCGGTGAAGATCACTCCCGCCCACGATTTCAACGACTTCGAGATCGGTAAGCGCCATCAGCTTGAATTCATCAACATTTTCGACGAATCAGGCCGCATCAACGAAACCGGCGGCCCCTACCAGGGGCAAGAACGCGCCGCGGCCCGCAAGGCGGTGGTCGCGGATCTCGAAGCCCAGGGAATGCTCGAGCGTATCGAAGATTACAAGCTGGCGGTGGGCGAATGCTATCGCTGCAAGACCGTCATCGAGCCCTACCTGAGCAAGCAGTGGTACGTCAGGGTCGCACCCCTCGCCGAGCAGGCCATCAAGGCGGTGCAGCAGGGCGATACGCGCATCGTGCCCGCCCAGTGGGAGAAAACCTACTTCGAGTGGATGTTCAACATTCAGGACTGGTGCATCAGCCGTCAGATCTGGTGGGGACACCGCATCCCCGCCTGGTTCTGCGACGACTGCGACCAGATCAGCGTGTCCCGCGAGGATCTCAGTGCTTGCGCTCATTGCGGCAGCAGCAACATCCGCCAGGAAAGCGACGTGCTCGACACCTGGTTTTCCTCGGCGCTCTGGCCCTTTTCCACCATGGGCTGGCCCGAGGATACGGAGACCCTGCGCAAGTTCTACCCCACCTCCTGCCTGGTCACCGGCTTCGACATCCTGTTTTTCTGGGTGGCGCGCATGCTGATGATGGGCCTCAAGTTCATGGACGAGGTGCCCTTCCGCGAGGTCTACATCCACGCCCTGGTGCGCGACGCCCAGGGCCAGAAGATGAGCAAGAGCAAGGGCAACGTGATTGATCCCCTCGGGGTGATCGACGAGTATGGCGCCGACGCCTTTCGCTTCACCCTGGCTGCCTTTGCCGCCATGGGTCGCGACATCAAGCTGGCGCCCGAGCGCATTGCCGGCTACAAGGCCTTCGCCAACAAGCTGTGGAACGCGGCGCGCTTTGCGCTCATGAACCTGGAAGGTTTCGACCCCGCCGGGATCGACCTCGAACGGGAGGAGCTGTCCCTGGCCGATCAGTGGATTCTGGTGCGCCTGGCCGACACGGCCCGGGCAACGAACAAGGCCCTGGCCGAGTACAAGTTCAACGAGGCGGCCAACACCCTCTACGCCTTTACCTGGCACGCCTTCTGTGACTGGTACATCGAACTCGGCAAGGAAGACCTCTATGGTGAGGATGCCGGACGCAAGGCGCGGGTGCAGGCCGTTCTGTTTACGGTGCTCGAGCAACTGTTGCGCCTGCTGCATCCGGTGATGCCCTTCATCACCGAGGAAATCTGGCAGTCGCTGCCGGGCGAGCGGCCCGCGCGCTTTCTCATGGAGGCGACCTACCCCCTGGGCGCGGAGTTGCCGGAAAACCGCGCGGCCGCCGCGCGGATGGAAACGATCATGGACGCCATCCGCGCCATTCGCAACATCCGCGGCGAGATGGATGTGGCCCCGGGACGCAAAATCAGTGCGGTTCTCGACTGCAAGACCGAAGCCGCGGCACGTGTCATCGCCCAGGGCGAATCCGCCATTCGCGCCCTGGCCGGGCTTGAAGCGCTGCAATTCGGCGTCGGCATCGCCCGGCCGGAGAAGGCGGCCACCCAGGTGGCCGGCGATGTGGAAGTGCTGCTGCCCATGGCCGGCTTGATTGATGTGGATGAGGAGGAAAAACGTCTCGGCAAGGAGATCGCCAAAGCGCAAAAGGATGTCGATTTCTTTCGCAAGAAATTGTCCAACGAGAAATTCGTGGCCAACGCGCCCCCGGAAATCCTCGAAAAGGATCGCGGCAAATTGGCCGAAGCCGAGGAAAAACTCGGGATTCTGCAGCGCAGCCTGAAACGTATTCAGAGTTGGAAGTAA
- a CDS encoding cation diffusion facilitator family transporter yields the protein MPRANRKIRAARISVATATGLAAIKLVTGLATGSMAILSSAIDSLLDIFMSGVNLLAITKAEKPADKAHPFGHGKYETLATLIQSSIIAISGLVIIGESLRRLYVGSELRGLEGGIFILAFSILASWLISRYLLRVAKETDSSALRADSLHFSMDVYTNGGLLLGLVLIRLFDLPWLDPVLSIAIACYILFEAARLVRHGLRDVLDEELPESIRAEVTRLIRAHGDLHLDFHNLRTRRAGSQKIMDFHLTLCRHLSVHEAHRIADHLEKRIEEEIPGADVTIHIEPCLIEDCDHEFDTCPHREKVLPLIDNFSR from the coding sequence ATGCCCCGCGCCAACCGCAAAATCAGGGCCGCGCGCATCTCCGTCGCCACCGCGACGGGCCTGGCGGCCATCAAGCTGGTGACCGGCCTGGCCACGGGCTCCATGGCGATTCTCTCCTCGGCCATCGACTCGCTGCTTGACATTTTCATGTCCGGGGTGAATCTGCTAGCCATCACCAAGGCCGAAAAGCCCGCCGACAAAGCCCACCCCTTCGGCCACGGCAAATACGAAACCCTGGCCACCCTGATCCAGAGTTCCATCATTGCCATCTCGGGTCTGGTGATTATCGGCGAGTCGCTGCGCCGCCTCTACGTCGGCAGCGAACTGCGGGGCCTCGAAGGCGGCATTTTCATCCTGGCCTTTTCCATTCTCGCGTCCTGGCTCATCAGCCGCTACCTGCTGCGCGTGGCCAAGGAAACCGACTCCTCGGCCCTCAGGGCCGACTCACTGCACTTCTCCATGGATGTCTACACCAACGGCGGGCTGTTGCTCGGCCTGGTGCTGATTCGCCTGTTCGACCTGCCCTGGCTCGATCCGGTTCTATCCATCGCCATCGCCTGCTACATTCTCTTCGAGGCCGCGCGCCTGGTGCGCCACGGCCTGCGCGACGTTCTCGACGAGGAGTTGCCCGAGTCGATTCGCGCCGAGGTGACGCGCCTGATCCGTGCCCATGGCGACCTGCACCTGGATTTTCACAACCTGCGCACACGGCGCGCCGGGTCGCAGAAGATCATGGATTTTCACCTGACCCTGTGCCGCCATCTTTCGGTGCACGAGGCCCACCGCATCGCCGATCACCTGGAAAAACGCATCGAGGAAGAAATTCCCGGGGCCGACGTGACGATTCACATCGAGCCCTGCCTCATCGAAGATTGTGATCACGAATTCGACACCTGTCCCCACCGGGAAAAAGTCTTGCCGCTGATCGACAATTTTTCACGATGA
- a CDS encoding deoxyguanosinetriphosphate triphosphohydrolase, with protein sequence MDNIRSVLEEREMSALSCHATLSARTKGRVYPEEQCQVRTVFQHDRDKILHSKSFRRLKHKTQVFLSPEGDHYRTRLTHTLEVSQIARTVARALGLNEDLTEAIALGHDLGHTPFGHAGERVLNELMPGGFHHVRQSLRVVDILEKGGAGLNLSWEVRDGISKHSKGGGPLQAEDPHAMPATLEGHLVRRCDMIAYVNHDLDDAQRAGVISLEQVPRDILAVLGQTHGRRIDTMVRDMIDVSLSAGGACVRQSVEVEEAILALRDWLYNHVYQVKSVHEDFDKASRILRDLYLYFLADEDALVGDGGKRMPGDALEVSVGDFVAGMTDRFAMNLYQRIFLPQPWKIL encoded by the coding sequence GTGGATAATATAAGATCAGTTCTTGAAGAGCGAGAGATGAGTGCTCTGTCTTGTCATGCGACCTTGAGTGCTCGCACAAAAGGTCGTGTATACCCTGAGGAACAGTGCCAGGTGCGCACTGTTTTTCAGCATGATCGTGACAAGATTCTTCACTCGAAATCCTTTCGCCGCCTTAAGCACAAAACCCAGGTGTTTCTTTCTCCGGAAGGCGACCATTATCGTACTCGGCTGACTCATACGCTGGAGGTTTCCCAGATTGCCCGCACCGTCGCACGTGCCCTTGGTCTCAATGAAGACCTCACCGAGGCCATCGCCCTGGGACATGATCTGGGCCACACCCCCTTTGGCCATGCCGGCGAACGGGTACTCAACGAACTGATGCCCGGGGGTTTTCATCATGTGCGGCAAAGTTTGCGTGTCGTCGACATTCTGGAAAAGGGCGGAGCGGGGCTCAACCTCAGTTGGGAGGTGCGCGACGGCATCAGCAAGCACTCCAAGGGCGGCGGGCCTTTGCAAGCCGAGGATCCGCACGCCATGCCTGCGACCCTGGAAGGACACCTGGTGCGTCGCTGCGATATGATTGCTTATGTCAATCACGACCTCGACGACGCCCAGCGTGCCGGCGTGATCAGTCTGGAGCAGGTTCCGCGCGACATTCTGGCGGTGCTGGGACAAACCCACGGCCGCCGCATCGACACCATGGTGCGCGACATGATCGATGTCTCTCTGTCCGCGGGAGGTGCCTGCGTGCGCCAGAGCGTCGAAGTCGAGGAGGCGATCCTGGCCTTGCGCGACTGGCTCTACAATCACGTCTATCAGGTCAAGAGTGTTCACGAGGATTTCGATAAGGCTTCGCGTATCCTGCGAGACCTCTACCTGTACTTTCTTGCCGACGAGGACGCTTTGGTTGGCGATGGCGGCAAGCGCATGCCCGGCGATGCGCTGGAGGTTTCCGTGGGAGATTTTGTCGCCGGCATGACCGATCGTTTCGCCATGAACCTTTACCAGCGGATTTTCTTGCCGCAACCTTGGAAGATCTTATAA
- a CDS encoding response regulator: MSKKLLLADDSITIQKVIGITFANEDVTLAIADNGDTALDLARAEPPDLVLADVLMPGLNGYELCEAVKSDPKLAGTPVLLLTGTFEPFEEDKARAAGADDWIAKPFESQALIDRVQKLLRLSPDQLARPASGAAGAAAPQADMWREKPAEETAPDQPFNHDVEDAEESLWADFTLDEEDMSGDGVPSAPAPAASSPVDLRSAADEDEDTEDILDLDEADILDLDESDILENEDQEIVFEAAEEPQVASPAPVVEETDRGSQMPEELFSTDFSTPAEDEFVTEGVDEEQDWAPGAAETVFAEEAVASAPAAFELSTDTEEAITPAAAGAALSDAAVEAVVERVAAEVVNRLAGTILEKIAWEVVPDLAESLIKDEIRKIKEALK, translated from the coding sequence ATGAGCAAAAAGCTGCTGCTCGCCGACGACAGCATTACCATTCAAAAAGTCATCGGCATCACCTTTGCCAACGAAGATGTCACCTTGGCCATCGCCGACAACGGTGATACCGCCCTTGACCTGGCGCGCGCCGAGCCTCCCGACCTGGTTCTGGCCGACGTTCTCATGCCCGGCCTCAATGGGTATGAACTCTGCGAGGCGGTTAAATCCGACCCCAAGCTCGCCGGTACGCCCGTGCTGTTGCTGACCGGAACCTTCGAGCCCTTTGAGGAGGACAAGGCGCGCGCGGCTGGAGCCGACGACTGGATTGCCAAGCCCTTCGAGTCGCAGGCCCTTATCGATCGCGTGCAGAAATTGCTGCGCCTGTCCCCCGATCAACTCGCCCGACCGGCATCGGGCGCTGCCGGCGCCGCGGCGCCGCAGGCGGATATGTGGCGCGAGAAACCCGCCGAGGAAACAGCGCCGGATCAGCCCTTCAACCACGACGTGGAGGACGCGGAGGAAAGCCTCTGGGCCGACTTCACCCTGGATGAGGAAGATATGAGCGGCGACGGCGTACCCTCCGCCCCGGCGCCGGCCGCGTCTTCCCCCGTTGATTTACGGTCCGCGGCGGACGAGGATGAGGATACCGAGGACATTCTCGACCTGGATGAAGCCGACATTCTCGACTTGGATGAATCTGACATTCTCGAGAATGAGGACCAGGAGATTGTTTTTGAGGCTGCTGAGGAGCCGCAGGTCGCTTCCCCGGCCCCGGTTGTCGAGGAGACCGATCGGGGATCGCAGATGCCCGAGGAGTTGTTCTCCACGGATTTTTCCACTCCGGCGGAAGACGAGTTCGTCACCGAAGGCGTGGATGAGGAGCAGGACTGGGCCCCCGGGGCTGCCGAAACCGTCTTTGCCGAGGAGGCCGTTGCCTCAGCGCCGGCGGCGTTTGAGCTGTCGACGGACACTGAGGAGGCTATCACGCCCGCCGCAGCCGGCGCCGCGCTCAGCGATGCTGCCGTCGAGGCGGTGGTCGAGCGTGTTGCCGCGGAAGTGGTCAATCGCCTCGCAGGAACCATTTTGGAGAAGATTGCCTGGGAAGTGGTTCCGGATCTGGCCGAAAGCCTTATCAAGGATGAGATTCGCAAGATCAAGGAAGCGCTTAAATAA
- the mutS gene encoding DNA mismatch repair protein MutS: protein MSNNTPMMRQYLEIKSQHPDAILFFRLGDFYEMFMEDAVTASRVLGLTLTSRNKGAVEQVPLCGIPYHSSQGYIARLIDNGFKVAICEQVEDPKDAKGIVKREVVQVVTPGLVVDSDNLQPKENNFLLALAVAEGEHFGLSCVDITTGVFRLTECRGMEELRSEISNLNPREILVADEELTATACGRLKPLFAERLINRLPEWVFEPDRARRLLLDFFGVANLQGFGCEHLHLGVRAAGAVLHYLQQTRQGALDHIRSLSPYACADYLILDAATRRNLELTATQGDGRKKGSLLGVMDRTLTAMGGRKLRHWINYPLNDAGQIRARLQAVGELRDKSMLRGDLRESLDGVYDLERLGARIAMAGAGAKDLVGLRTSLEKLPAILNLLGELEAPLLTHLAAAIDPLEDVRDLIAEALVDDPPFVLREGGLIRDGFNAELDELRLISREGKGWIARLEQQERERTGIGSLKVRYNKVFGYYIEITKTHLARVPEDYQRKQTLVNAERFITPALKEYENKVLGAEERIQALEYDLFQEVRAQVAVQGARLQATADALAELDVLLGLADLAHEADYVCPRIDESTVLHIEDGRHPVVERMNLGERFVPNDVLLDTEEHQLLIITGPNMAGKSTFMRQVALITLMAHLGSFVPARAARIGLVDRIFTRVGASDNLASGQSTFMVEMTETANILHNATTRSLIILDEIGRGTSTFDGVSIAWAVAEYLHDHAPVAAKTLFATHYHELADLALTCKRVKNWNVAVREWNDQVIFLRKIVKGGASHSYGIQVARLAGIPPAVVERAKEVLRNLEAGEFSAEGRPALARGRGRPQAPSPQLSLFDPGSDALRRKLEDIDVSVLTPLEALNVLDGLKKMV from the coding sequence ATGTCCAACAACACCCCCATGATGCGCCAGTATCTGGAGATCAAATCCCAGCATCCTGACGCCATCCTCTTTTTTCGACTCGGCGACTTCTATGAGATGTTCATGGAGGACGCCGTCACCGCTTCGCGCGTGCTCGGGCTGACCCTGACCTCGCGCAACAAGGGGGCTGTCGAACAGGTGCCCCTGTGTGGGATTCCCTACCACAGCAGCCAGGGCTATATCGCGCGTCTCATCGACAACGGTTTCAAGGTGGCGATCTGCGAGCAGGTCGAGGACCCGAAGGACGCCAAAGGGATCGTCAAGCGTGAGGTGGTGCAGGTCGTCACCCCCGGCCTGGTGGTCGACAGCGACAATCTTCAGCCCAAGGAGAACAACTTTCTTCTGGCGTTGGCCGTCGCTGAGGGGGAGCACTTCGGCTTGTCCTGCGTCGATATTACCACCGGCGTCTTTCGCCTCACCGAATGCCGCGGCATGGAGGAATTGCGCAGCGAAATCAGCAACCTCAATCCGCGCGAAATCCTGGTTGCGGACGAGGAACTTACCGCGACCGCCTGCGGCAGGCTCAAGCCGCTGTTCGCCGAGCGGTTGATCAATCGGTTGCCCGAGTGGGTTTTCGAACCAGATCGCGCGCGGCGTCTGCTGCTTGATTTTTTTGGCGTGGCCAATCTGCAAGGCTTTGGCTGCGAACACCTGCATTTGGGCGTACGCGCCGCCGGCGCGGTCCTGCACTATCTGCAGCAGACCCGCCAAGGGGCCCTCGATCATATTCGCAGCCTCTCACCCTATGCCTGCGCGGATTATCTGATCCTTGATGCCGCCACGCGGCGCAACCTCGAGTTGACCGCCACCCAGGGCGACGGGCGCAAAAAGGGTTCGCTGCTGGGCGTCATGGACCGCACCCTCACGGCCATGGGCGGGCGTAAACTGCGTCATTGGATCAACTATCCCCTCAACGACGCCGGGCAGATTCGCGCGCGGTTGCAGGCGGTGGGGGAGTTGCGCGATAAAAGCATGCTGCGCGGGGATCTGCGTGAGAGCCTCGATGGGGTCTATGATCTGGAGCGGCTCGGCGCGCGCATCGCCATGGCCGGGGCCGGTGCCAAGGACCTGGTCGGCCTGCGCACCTCGCTGGAAAAGTTGCCCGCCATCCTCAATCTTTTGGGTGAGCTGGAAGCGCCGTTGTTGACCCACCTCGCCGCGGCCATCGATCCCCTGGAGGATGTGCGCGACCTGATCGCCGAAGCGCTGGTTGACGATCCGCCCTTCGTGCTGCGTGAAGGCGGTCTGATTCGCGACGGATTCAATGCCGAGTTGGACGAGCTGCGCCTCATCAGCCGCGAAGGCAAGGGCTGGATCGCGCGCCTTGAGCAGCAAGAGCGCGAGCGCACCGGCATTGGCTCGCTCAAGGTACGCTACAACAAGGTGTTCGGTTACTACATCGAGATCACCAAAACTCATCTGGCGCGCGTGCCCGAGGATTACCAGCGCAAGCAGACCCTGGTCAATGCCGAGCGATTTATCACCCCGGCCCTCAAGGAGTACGAGAACAAGGTGCTGGGCGCCGAGGAGCGGATTCAGGCGCTGGAATACGATCTGTTTCAGGAAGTGCGCGCCCAGGTTGCCGTGCAGGGTGCGCGCTTACAGGCCACGGCCGATGCCTTGGCCGAACTCGACGTCCTGCTGGGGCTGGCCGACCTCGCCCATGAGGCCGACTACGTCTGCCCCCGCATTGACGAAAGCACGGTGCTGCACATCGAGGATGGCCGTCATCCGGTCGTGGAGCGCATGAATCTGGGCGAGCGTTTCGTGCCCAACGATGTACTGCTCGACACCGAAGAGCATCAACTGCTCATCATCACCGGTCCCAATATGGCCGGCAAGTCGACCTTCATGCGGCAAGTCGCGCTGATCACCCTGATGGCGCACCTGGGCAGCTTCGTTCCGGCACGCGCGGCACGCATCGGCCTGGTGGACCGTATTTTTACCCGTGTCGGCGCCAGCGACAATCTCGCCTCGGGGCAGTCGACCTTCATGGTCGAGATGACCGAGACGGCCAATATCCTGCACAACGCCACGACCCGCAGCCTCATCATCCTGGACGAGATCGGCCGCGGCACCTCGACCTTCGACGGGGTCAGCATTGCCTGGGCGGTGGCCGAATATTTGCATGACCATGCCCCCGTGGCCGCCAAAACCCTGTTCGCCACCCATTATCACGAGTTGGCCGACCTCGCCCTGACCTGCAAGCGGGTCAAAAACTGGAACGTCGCGGTGCGTGAGTGGAACGATCAGGTGATTTTCCTGCGCAAAATCGTCAAGGGCGGCGCCAGCCACAGCTACGGCATTCAGGTCGCGCGTTTGGCGGGGATTCCACCCGCGGTGGTCGAGCGAGCCAAAGAAGTTCTGCGCAATCTTGAGGCCGGTGAATTCAGCGCCGAAGGCCGGCCGGCCCTGGCGCGGGGGCGCGGACGCCCCCAGGCGCCGAGTCCGCAGCTCTCGTTGTTTGATCCGGGTAGCGATGCCTTGCGCCGCAAGCTCGAGGACATCGATGTGTCCGTTTTGACACCCTTGGAGGCGTTAAATGTTCTGGACGGCCTTAAAAAAATGGTGTGA